From Mycolicibacterium nivoides, a single genomic window includes:
- a CDS encoding TetR/AcrR family transcriptional regulator, translating into MPRGKGPTLTERRAEELRIDIARTACDIFIADGDTTATVERICAEVGIATRTFYRHFPVKEDVLGPLFLRSENHMRALLACAAADSNPVDVLVDMFTVEVRHRQSAGAQHRQSVETARKLMSLVAETPQYRLRWMEWSENLADAITEFLAGYYDLGADVFTRSLPSRLIVHVSSNAYIWWTDAKEPHELDELIAAHRSGIGMVLAGLERLSAGR; encoded by the coding sequence ATGCCCAGAGGTAAGGGGCCGACGCTCACCGAGCGTCGCGCTGAAGAATTGCGGATCGATATCGCCAGGACCGCGTGCGATATCTTCATCGCCGACGGCGACACCACGGCGACCGTGGAGCGCATCTGCGCCGAAGTCGGCATCGCCACGCGGACGTTCTACCGCCACTTCCCTGTCAAAGAAGACGTCCTAGGGCCGTTGTTCCTGCGAAGTGAAAACCACATGCGCGCTCTGTTGGCCTGCGCCGCAGCAGATTCGAACCCCGTCGATGTCCTCGTCGACATGTTCACAGTCGAAGTCAGGCACCGGCAGTCAGCCGGCGCCCAGCACCGCCAGTCGGTCGAGACCGCACGCAAACTCATGTCGCTCGTTGCTGAAACGCCGCAGTACCGCTTGCGATGGATGGAATGGAGCGAGAACCTCGCCGACGCCATCACCGAGTTCCTCGCTGGGTACTACGACTTGGGCGCTGACGTGTTCACGCGCTCACTGCCGAGCAGGCTTATCGTCCACGTGAGCAGCAATGCCTACATCTGGTGGACCGACGCCAAGGAGCCGCACGAGCTCGACGAGTTGATAGCCGCGCACCGGTCCGGAATCGGCATGGTGCTGGCTGGTCTGGAGCGGTTGAGCGCAGGCCGCTAG
- a CDS encoding IclR family transcriptional regulator, with protein sequence MATSHDDGTPIAMLDRVASILDVFVARQALSLAEISRYSNVPRSSAHRILQGLVQLGWVERQGAKYALGLRMFELGSQAVRQRRVPEAALPVMADLHRRTGLTAHLSVLADTHVLHIERFGKWPNSGDCWQVGSRQPAEQSAAGRALLAQMDESAWPDFRFAVTSPYGIRNRAELDRNLATVRARGGVALDADGCEQGVTVVAAPIGVYEGGSRFALSLCGPTRSTRVEPVAAAVHSASWAICHALAEVSRSGGSLTRAAHRMVTPAMIHRTGETTVAAAGGR encoded by the coding sequence GTGGCAACGTCGCATGACGACGGAACTCCCATAGCGATGCTCGATCGGGTGGCTTCCATTCTGGACGTCTTCGTTGCACGACAAGCGCTCTCGCTGGCGGAGATCAGCCGGTATTCGAACGTGCCCCGCTCTTCAGCTCATCGCATCCTGCAGGGCCTGGTGCAGTTGGGCTGGGTCGAACGCCAGGGAGCCAAATATGCGCTTGGACTGAGGATGTTCGAACTCGGCAGCCAGGCAGTACGGCAGCGCCGGGTCCCCGAGGCGGCGCTGCCGGTGATGGCGGACCTGCACCGGCGAACCGGTCTGACGGCACATCTGAGCGTCCTGGCGGATACGCATGTGCTGCACATCGAACGCTTCGGCAAGTGGCCCAACTCGGGCGATTGTTGGCAGGTGGGTTCCAGGCAGCCCGCGGAACAGAGTGCCGCCGGCCGCGCATTGCTGGCACAGATGGACGAGTCAGCCTGGCCGGACTTTCGGTTCGCGGTGACGTCGCCGTACGGAATTCGCAACCGAGCGGAGTTGGATCGAAACCTGGCCACGGTGCGCGCCCGCGGAGGGGTCGCCCTCGATGCGGACGGCTGTGAGCAAGGAGTCACCGTCGTAGCCGCCCCCATCGGCGTATACGAGGGCGGCAGCCGGTTCGCCCTGTCACTGTGCGGGCCCACCAGGTCGACACGCGTCGAGCCTGTCGCCGCCGCGGTGCACAGCGCGTCGTGGGCCATCTGTCATGCCCTGGCGGAAGTTTCGCGCAGCGGCGGCAGTCTGACACGCGCGGCACACCGCATGGTGACGCCGGCCATGATCCATCGGACCGGTGAGACCACGGTGGCCGCCGCCGGAGGTAGGTGA
- a CDS encoding SDR family oxidoreductase: MGTYAVTGSASGMGRAAAERLRSDGHRVIGVDLRDADVVADLSTAQGRAQAAAAVLELADGRLDGAVMAAGVGPLPDRDAVRLILSVNYFGVVDLLHAWQPAFAACGNAKVVVVGSNSSSTMPMVPVRAVRALLRDDLGRAVKTLHRYRSVAPSLTYGASKIAVSRWVRRNAVLADWAGAGIRLNAIAPGAIRTPLLEKQLASPREAKAVQSFPVPVGGFGNPEHLAEWMVFMLSDAAEFLCGSVIFVDGGSDAYFRAADWPRRVPTSRLPHYALRYLRR, from the coding sequence ATGGGTACCTATGCGGTGACCGGGTCCGCGTCTGGGATGGGTCGCGCGGCGGCTGAGCGGTTGCGGTCCGATGGACATCGCGTGATCGGTGTCGATCTGCGCGATGCCGACGTGGTCGCGGACCTTTCTACTGCACAGGGTCGTGCGCAGGCGGCTGCGGCGGTGCTTGAGCTGGCCGACGGGCGGCTTGACGGCGCGGTCATGGCCGCCGGCGTCGGTCCACTTCCGGACCGAGACGCCGTGCGGCTGATCCTGTCGGTCAATTACTTCGGTGTGGTCGATCTGCTGCACGCGTGGCAGCCTGCGTTCGCAGCGTGCGGCAACGCAAAAGTAGTGGTCGTGGGCAGCAATTCGAGCAGCACCATGCCGATGGTGCCGGTACGTGCGGTGCGGGCGCTGTTGCGCGACGATCTCGGCCGCGCGGTCAAGACCTTGCATCGGTACCGCTCGGTTGCGCCCTCGCTCACCTACGGGGCATCCAAGATTGCGGTATCACGATGGGTGCGACGCAATGCGGTGCTCGCGGACTGGGCGGGCGCGGGGATCCGCCTCAATGCGATTGCTCCCGGGGCGATCAGAACACCGCTACTGGAGAAGCAACTGGCCTCCCCACGAGAAGCCAAGGCGGTGCAGTCCTTTCCGGTCCCCGTCGGCGGCTTCGGAAATCCTGAACATCTCGCGGAGTGGATGGTCTTCATGCTCTCCGATGCGGCTGAGTTCCTGTGCGGCAGCGTGATCTTCGTCGATGGTGGTTCAGACGCCTATTTCCGGGCGGCCGACTGGCCCAGGCGGGTACCCACATCCCGGCTTCCCCACTATGCCCTGAGGTATTTGCGCCGCTAG